A genomic region of Eucalyptus grandis isolate ANBG69807.140 chromosome 5, ASM1654582v1, whole genome shotgun sequence contains the following coding sequences:
- the LOC104446992 gene encoding zingipain-2 → MAFTLKSDLIISLVLILGAWAWHAIFQQVRESVGLNQFSDLTNEEFVRSHTGYLAPKQSKPAKITSFSHQNLTGDVPDNIDWVEKGVVNAIKYQGNCGSCWAFSVVAAVEGIVGITKGTLPVLSEQQLIDCDTTNYGCRSGNPDNSFDYIVQNQGIASEDSYPYEGVAGTCDATKAAEHAAQIEGFTDVPSGEDELMKAVAQQPVSVIISAGCQEFQSYSGGVFNSECGQQLDHAVVVVGYGTSEEGTDFWKIRNSWGEQWGERGYMRIQRGRGSSEGICRVASKASYPTA, encoded by the exons ATGGCTTTTACGCTCAAGAGTGATCTCATCATCTCCCTTGTTCTAATTCTTGGCGCTTGGGCGTGGCATGCGAT ATTTCAACAAGTCCGGGAATCGGTAGGTCTCAACCAATTTTCAGACTTGACCAACGAGGAGTTTGTCCGAAGCCATACTGGGTACTTGGCACCCAAGCAATCTAAGCCCGCCAAAATAACGTCCTTTAGCCATCAAAATCTGACTGGAGATGTTCCTGATAACATCGATTGGGTAGAGAAAGGTGTCGTAAACGCGATTAAGTACCAAGGCAACTGTG GATCCTGCTGGGCATTCTCAGTCGTTGCAGCAGTAGAAGGGATCGTGGGTATCACCAAGGGTACACTGCCGGTACTCTCCGAGCAACAGCTAATAGATTGTGATACCACAAACTACGGCTGCAGAAGCGGTAACCCAGACAATTCTTTCGACTACATTGTCCAAAACCAAGGAATTGCGTCCGAGGATAGCTATCCATATGAAGGAGTGGCCGGGACCTGCGATGCAACAAAAGCAGCAGAACACGCGGCACAGATCGAGGGTTTCACGGATGTCCCGTCTGGTGAGGACGAGCTCATGAAGGCAGTTGCGCAGCAGCCGGTCTCAGTCATAATCTCAGCAGGCTGCCAAGAGTTCCAGAGCTATAGTGGAGGCGTGTTCAATAGTGAATGCGGCCAGCAGCTAGACCATGCAGTCGTCGTGGTTGGGTACGGGACAAGCGAGGAAGGAACCGACTTCTGGAAGATCAGGAACTCGTGGGGCGAGCAATGGGGTGAACGCGGTTACATGAGGATTCAAAGAGGCCGTGGTAGTTCTGAAGGAATATGCAGAGTCGCATCGAAAGCTTCTTATCCAACTGCATGA